Proteins from a single region of Hordeum vulgare subsp. vulgare chromosome 6H, MorexV3_pseudomolecules_assembly, whole genome shotgun sequence:
- the LOC123402226 gene encoding tricetin 3',4',5'-O-trimethyltransferase-like, whose translation MASADEEACMYALQLVSSSILPMTLKNAVELGLFDTLVAADGELLSPAEVAAKLPSAANPAAPDMVDRMLRLLASYNVVSCTMEEGEHGRLSRRYGAKPVCKFLTPNEDGVSMAPLALMNQDKVLMESWYYLKDAVLDGGIPFNKAYGMSAFEYHGTDPRFNRVFNEGMKNHSIIITKKLLELYKGFNGLSTLVDVGGGIGATVGAITAYYHTIKGINFDLPHVISEAPLFPGVTHVGGDMFQKIPSGDAILMKWILHDWSDEHCATLLKNCYDALPAHGKVVLVECILPVNPEATPKAQGVFNLDMIMLAHNPGGRERYEREFEALAKGGGFASIKATYIYANAWAIELTK comes from the exons ATGGCCTCCGCCGACGAGGAAGCGTGCATGTACGCTCTCCAGCTTGTCTCGTCGTCGATCCTCCCGATGACGCTGAAGAACGCCGTCGAGCTGGGCCTCTTCGACACCCTGGTGGCCGCCGACGGCGAGCTGCTGAGCCCTGCCGAGGTGGCTGCCAAGCTCCCGTCCGCGGCGAACCCGGCCGCGCCCGACATGGTGGACCGCATGCTCCGGTTGCTGGCCTCGTACAACGTGGTGTCCTGCACCATGGAGGAGGGCGAGCACGGCCGCCTCTCACGGCGGTACGGCGCCAAACCTGTGTGCAAGTTCCTCACCCCCAATGAGGACGGCGTCTCCATGGCCCCGCTCGCGCTCATGAATCAGGACAAGGTCCTCATGGAGAGCTG GTACTATCTGAAGGATGCTGTCCTTGATGGCGGCATCCCGTTCAACAAGGCCTACGGGATGTCAGCGTTCGAGTACCATGGCACGGACCCTCGCTTCAACCGTGTCTTCAACGAAGGGATGAAGAACCattccatcatcatcaccaagaaGCTCCTTGAATTGTACAAGGGGTTCAATGGCCTCAGCACACTCGTGGACGTGGGCGGCGGCATAGGCGCCACCGTCGGAGCCATCACCGCCTACTACCACACCATCAAAGGCATCAACTTCGACCTTCCCCATGTCATCTCCGAGGCGCCACTGTTCCCGGGTGTCACCCACGTGGGCGGCgacatgttccagaagattccctcggGGGACGCCATCCTCATGAAGTGGATCCTTCATGACTGGAGCGACGAGCACTGCGCAACGCTGCTGAAGAACTGCTACGACGCGCTGCCGGCGCACGGCAAGGTGGTGCTCGTGGAGTGCATCCTGCCGGTCAACCCGGAAGCTACCCCTAAGGCACAGGGGGTGTTCAACCTTGACATGATCATGCTCGCGCACAACCCAGGTGGTAGGGAGAGGTATGAGAGGGAGTTCGAGGCCCTGGCCAAGGGCGGCGGGTTCGCCTCCATCAAGGCCACTTACATCTACGCTAACGCATGGGCAATCGAGTTAACTAAGTAG